The DNA region AGATGAAATCAATCATCACATGAGTTAGATATTGATGCAAATGTTGGCATGTAGGCATGCCACAATATAATATCCATGTAAGGCATAAGTATAATAATCCTCAGAATTTATGAAACCATAAAGGCATGTGGAAAAGCAGCATAACACTGCAATTCTGCATGCCTCTCTTTTATCTATGTTCTGCTTGGTTAAGTAAAAAGCTTACCCACAGTACTTCTCGCAGCAGGTTCCATTTAGAAGACAAGGACACTGCTTTCCACAAGCTGATTGGCAACCACATGGATTGTACTGCCGGCAGGGCTGGTCCTTTCTTTCTGTAATCCTTTTCCTGATTGAATGATAAGCAGCAGATTTCCAGGTATACTTCAAACGACGGACTCTCCCTCTTCTACGTAAAAATCTTGACCTTCGTCTTACTTCATTATTGCCCTTAAATTCATTTGACCAAGGTTAAGCACTCAGTGCAAGTAACAAGAAGCAAAGATAAAAGTACAGagaattttgaattaaaatcaACCTTGGAGTAGCCTTCCACAAGAGAATTTGTAGCATCCCCACTAGGACCAGACATCTTTCCTTCTTCACAATTTATGTATTGGAAAACATCCCAACACGTCTTTAGACCACTTAGGAGATTCCTGGCTAGTAAGCAGCTGCAATAAAAAGCATAAAACATCACTTATTAGGTGGTTGACTGTCAGTAAGAAAAATCATTTTCTAGTGATATTTTGGAGATCCTTCTGGAAGCCCTTTTTAATAAAAAGATGTGAGAAATTCGAAAGGTGGCATCAGACAAGGGACAAGTCGGCAAACTGAGACATTCAAATGACACCTCATAAAAATTAAGTTGAATCAAACTGCATAGATGGTAAGCCTCAAACACCAATGCAGACTTGTGCTTATTTTAAGTAGCCAATAAATATTATTGTTATAGAGATAGATTGGatttaagaattaaaaaaattgtcatcaGTACAACCAAGCCAATCTCACGTTTTGAACCAGACTAATAATAAACAAGGCTGAACTCAGTATTTCCATTTTGTAATTATCCATTTCCCATGAAATTGACTAACTAAAGAAGTTAAGCTGATCTTCAGATAACCACTTGGACCTGTGATCATAGTCATACTTGTTTATATCTTGCATCAGCACAGTATAACATTTAATAAGGAAAAAATATATCTCTAATCCAAGCATATGCTGACCTGTTTCTACCAAAAATCTCCATTCCTTTCTCTAAAAGCCCTTTCTCGAGAGCTTTCCAAGATCCATTATCTGTTAAATCTTGTTTAAATGTGTTCTCATCCACAGTCTCTTCTTTCCTCAAGCTGTCTTCACCCCTCATAGCATGTGGGACAGTAACCATATCATTTAATGAACCTCCAACTGCTTCACTCTGCATTAAGCACAGATTATAATGAACCCATTCCATCTACATCGTCCAGTATAAAGAAATTGGACGATTTATGTAATAAAATACTTGTTTCTCCATTATCTTGGCAATTATTGAAGTTAATTGCAAGTCTTTTGAACAAACAACACTACTTACGatggaatcagaatcagaagccACTGGCTTTTTCTGCCTCTTCTGCATGCCAACTAGAACACGTTCCGCCACTCGCTTACTGTTCCTCTTACCAATTCCACTTTTCCCAACGGATTTAGTTTTAGATGATGCTGAGGGAGAAGCTGAAACAGCATCCCGTCCAGGACCATTCTCTGAGTCACTACTCTCAGATATGTTTTTTGCATTAGATGAAGCACTCTCACTTTGGCTGCATTTTGTACGCCTTCTAGCAGAAGACTTCTTTCTAGATAAACCACCACCAGAGCTTTTGTCTTCAACATCAGCCTGAGTAGAAGAGGTAACTTTGGCGAATCTTTCTGACTTGAGTACCTGAAATGAGTCTGGTGTGAGCAACCTGAGTAAATTGTACAGAAATTTCATTTCATAGATAAAAGAACAAACCAATGCATACCGATCGGAAGCAATTTGGACCACATGGTGCATTTTCAGTATCAGGAGGGTTCCATGAAGGTTGTTTCTCAGCCTGATAATATACCAAGTCAAGAGCTATGCAGACAACTTCACAAGAAATAGCTTGTAAATAGACTTACTGGGAAGACAAGGTCCTGCGAACATCCATGTAATCTGCAATCAAAAACCTGCAATGTGAAATTAGGGAAACTAATTAGATATGAGAGAAAATTATCCTGCATGTTATTCAGTGCCTTCACAAGAAAAAAGCTTACTAGACATCGTCGGCAAAAAAGGTTGTCAAAAGAGTCAAGAGCTGCTTCAAGATCCTTTTCCACAAAAGAACTGTCAATTTGGGAATTCTCTTCAGCATTTCCATTCTTGGAACCCCCTCCAGCATTGCCTTCATTAGTAAGAGTTTCATATCTTGCCTGTATAAGATGTTTGACAGTGTTTCATATCTCTATAAAGCCAGCACAGAAAAAATGGGAAACAGCTGGACTTTCGCTTACACTACGACCAGTTTTCATCAGAATAATTGAGAGAGATGGCAGAAGTGGCAAATACATAAAGGTCAAATCAATGAATGACAAAAATGTACCTTAATTTCACTACTGTTTCTAGAAAAACACTGAGCCAGTGACTCCAGAACTATATCAGATATACCAAGTTCTCTGATAGTCATGCTGCAAAACCAAACCAGACAATATGAAATCCACAAAACTGTAACTCATgcgaaacaaaaaaaaaaaaacaaaatgtaaTGTCATGCTGTATTAGTTAAACATTCTAACATGAAATTCATAAATTAGCATTCAAATGTGACCAAAAAAATTTTTTTAAGTCAAATCACAGCAGAAGGGCACCAAAAAATTGCAGTGTTCAAATGTGCTCTTGTACTCAACTGAAAGGTAATGGTACATTAGAAGCTAGTTTAAATGTGCTCCGATGTAAAACTAAAATAAACTGAAAAAAGGAAGCTTGCGCAGCACTTCATAAACAGATAGCATGGTCCAATGGAAAACAAAGACTTGAGCCAAGTTGAGGTTTTTAGtgcataaatatttttttagtaaCATTAAACACGCATGCACAGAATATAAACTCATGCCTTCCAACTCTAAAAACTCAGTTTCATGAACTTAAGACACAATACAGTCAGAGACATATATTGCAATTACATCaatcaagaaaaaagaaacagcAAAAGCATCCAATATTAAGCTATACCAACCGAAGTATAAAATCTTCTGACTCTACAAATTCTCTTTTGTCCTCTTCATCATCTATTATTTCCTCTTCACTGTCACTACAAATGAGTGCTTCTCCACCATTTTGATCATAATAAATTCGCCTCCGGCCTACAACTGATTGATCCTCTGTCATTCTTTGATTTCTGCACCAGAATAGACACAATAAGCAAGATCTTCCAAAGGTCAAAATATTGTACATCAAAATCCAGGAAAACTATAGACCTAAAAATTAATGAATTGAAAAGGTGAAACTACAATACAATAGAAAGAGAAATCAGTACCATGTGGAATGTTAAATCAAGAAATAAGTAAAGAGGAAGAGACTTGAGTGCTTAGGAAAGAAAACACTAACAAATCAACAAAATGAAGATTCTTTAAATGTTTTATTTGCCTTGAATTTTTTCAACAGTATGCATGATACATTCACCTAAGACCCCAGGTTAGGTTGACAAACAAATGGCTTAGTCATGACTCAAGCTATAACACAATGAATATGGCAAATCAACAACAAACAAAGCCTTGTTTCTACAAAGCGAAGTCAGCTACTTGAATCAAATAGTGCCCTCGTGTCTTCATAATGAACCAAATCCTCAAAAGGTTTATTTAGATCTAAGTCATCTTCAATGGTTTCACCTAGAGTTTTCCTTGGTCTCCCACAACCTCAAATTACAAGGCTATCCTAAATCAATTTCATTCTTCTTAAAGGGATGGGTTTCTTTTCACATGACTAAACCACATTCAACCAGACTTTACCGCCTTTTCCTTAACCTTCTCTCTAATGCATTCATCCATGACCTTATCTTGCCTTGTACATTCATTCATGAAGCACAACGTCTTCATCCTTGCAACGCTGACTTTATGCTCTTCTTCGCTCTTTACTGCCTAATGTTTAACTAACATATAATGTTACATATTTTATTGCGAGGAAATAAAAACATAGATTATGCAAACAGACCTGTCCAGAAAAATCCACGTAGTGTAAGGAGGTAATCTTTTTACTTCAGGTAACTTGATAGGACGAACAGCATTCTTTGTAGTAACATTATATCCTAGAAGAACTGCTGTAGAGCCGTGGCCATCTTCATGATAACCATTGCTCTCCCTGTCACCATTACTCGCATTAACGCCATTGTGCATATCAGTTGCACCCTTTTGCCTCTTAGACAGCAGGTCCAGACTTCCATTCATATCGGCAATGCCGCCGGTCCTTCTCTCCATCGACATTTTGTAGAGATGGTCCGTGACACCAACCAGCTTCAGTCtattttcttccatttttttctGATATTCAAATGCATTGCACATTTAATTCGTCAAATCTCAAATGTCATATGATAAGCAAGCAAAATGGCCcaatcaaaagtcaaaaccaACAACAAATTACAATCACAGGTTAAGCTATTATACCTTAACCGAAACAACCCGTTCAGCCGCAACTTGTttcttgagagaatcaataaccaGCAACACATCGTTCACAGCAGGACGTGCGTCGTCCACTTTCTTTGTCTGCAtcggaaaaaaaataacaacgATACTTACAACcgcaaaataaaataacaatccAAACAAATCTGCCAGTCACACTCAGCATGCAGTGAATCAAGCATGCAACCAACGATGACGAGCTCCCCTATATGCATGAAACCCTAATCGCATCTCAAACAAGCTGAAGGATATACAATGTAGCTACATCTCCAGATTCAACCTAATTCAGCACGCATTTGCCACAAAATTGCAAAGGAAAAAAAGTCTAACATGGTTGTTTTCTATTGAAGGAAGAGATAATCCACatgaatgaaataaaaatattgcCGAAAAAATCTGTGAATTAAACCAATATCAAAATCGGATCGAAACTAAAATGGAAGTAAATTAATTAAAGCGCATGTAGAAACTGGAGTTGAAAGCGAGTAAAATGCAATTAAGAGATAGAGATAGAGAAGGAATACGGAGGGATCGACGGGAGGAGCTGATTTAGAAGACGACGGCGGAGGAGACGGCGCCGGCGGAGGCGGAGGCTTCGACGCCATTGACATCAGCAATGCTTGTCAGGTACTGGGAATGAGGTGGGGAATCGGATCGAGATCCGATTCATGCAGATGGATTTGGCACTGTGAAACGCGGTTCTGAGTTTGAGGAGTGAAATTGAAACCCTAAGTCACGTTTGAGAAAAACACAAATCGCGTGAATGCTTTCAGTTTTATATCCGCCGCGTTTGACTGgacttttcttattttctttccaGTATTGTACATTTGTTCCGGAATGGGGGGAACaatgattttgaatttatatgAACTGTGTTGAGTGCTGACAAACATGCAAGCAAAGCCTTATCCTATTCACCGTCATTCTCTGCatttcttttgttcgtttggTTGCTTTCTAGTAATATTGATAGTTAATTTAATGGTTGCTCGTGGGTTATTGCAAGGAtcttgctgggttatgtctttctCGTGGATGTGTTTTTCGTGCCTTCATGAAGGCTTATAGTTACGAAGGATGGACACTTCTCGCATATGGAGTGTCCCGGTGTCGGTGTCGGATACCGATCCAACACTGACACGACACCGACACTCGTACAATACTACATGACAAGTGTCACACATTTTTTTGTGGTATCGTTTTTTTTTCTCAGACACTTGAGTCAACACCTCTTATTGGTTGGACTTTCTAGCACACTTGTAAttttaaaaaacataatttttaaGAGTGAAGCATAAAAGAAATCGTTAATTATCACTTAAAGAACCAAAGTCAATGGTATTTTCAATGGTGATGATGAATAAGGAGTGAAAACCATATAGATTAGCTCTTTTTGAAGACAATTAAGTCtttttacaaataaaatatcaaaacaATTTTCTAAGCTTTGTGACAAGACCTTCATGTATATAGCGGTCTCCCTGTGTCttgctttttaaattttagccGTGTCATGGTACCAGTGTCGTGTTGTGTCTGGTGTCCGTGTTAGAGTTTGTGATTCATACCTTATAGGGTCATAATTAGTTTTACTTTTATGTACATTGGTGGGTTTGGTTTTTAATGTTTTGTTTGATAACATCTTTGGGAATGTGATACTATTTTTCCTTCACTGTGGTTTTTTCTAATGGTTTTTTTCATAGTAAAGTTTTAATGAAGCTCATTTTCAAGATATGTTGATCAACCTGGTCGTTATGTGGGTCGTTTCTTCTTTCGTGAGAGGTTTGTTCTTTGAAAGATTTCTTCGTTTTATTATTAAAGTtcagtttcaaaaaataaaatctctTAGTTAATTTAAATAATCGTGTTAAAGTTGTACACTTTCTAAGATAATTAATAGctcattttcttaatttataCTCCCCGTtcttatttaactgtccactttgaagaaatttttttgtttctatttatctgtccacttagcatttcaatagagcattaaatgatgtttttacaacaaATGCCCTTGTCAATACAATAAATAAGGAGAGAAAACACATACTTTaagggtaaaatagaaaaataatcctcactttttcaaaaaatcaacaaaattaatcacacccttaatatgtgtgcctcCACTCAAAatagacagttaaataggaacagaggAAGTATGCATAttgatttaattaaataaatgtattcttgtaaataaaaaattaaggtaTACTTtcaatttgattcttataatAACAAACAAAGGGAGTAATaataagtaataataatatattgtaTGGTATAAAAACTGATAAAGTTTAATAAGTTAAGAcgtgataaaaaaattaataatatatcgCGGTTAGTTATGCATTGTATAATTTGTCATGTTATTTAGAGAAAAAAACTTTATCAAAcaattaacttttaaaattatttgataACTTTATCAAACAACGACGGTAGTTGGGGTGGTGACAATGGAGGTGGCCATGGTGGAAAATGGTGGCGACATTGATGGTTGTGACAATGCGGCTGCGGTAGGGTGGTGGCGATGGCAATGGTGGACGGTGGtgagggtggtggtggggttgtaGGGCGGTGGTAGTGGTTGGTGGTTCAGGTGGCGACAATTGTGTGACgaaggatggtggtggtggaggatggaAATGGTGGTGCGATGACGATGTCGCAACGATAGTGACaatgaattaaatattttcaagtaaTTTATAAGTTGTGATCTTTTCAAACATTATCCCACCATATAcgttaaattaaataatatatcattttaatgtataagagtaaACTCATGAATAAACATATACAATAGAATGTAAGCACCAAATAATAGATGAGTCATAATGCTAAGTGATAGGATGACTCATTATATTTCATTTGATTTTAATATGTTTCATCAATCGAAACACAGTCCAACTGTTTGCTATGAGCTCGTTTGGTacaccgtattaggcatgatagtataagcttatacaatacattatgagcttatccattgtttggtgatcacattgtattgtataagcttatacatcaacctcctcttatacattaaaatgatggattatttaatccaccctataaatgatggataagacatgataagagtgcaatgtataaactacttcaatatatttaatcaaccgccaccataatcaccctccaccaccaccgcctccaccaccaccaccgtcactgcagccaccaccgtcgccaccaccacaaccaccctccaccaccacaccatcgtcgccaccactaccaccacaaccaccaccaccaccaccgcctccaccactaccaccccaccaccaccaccgtcactgcCTGCACCACCACTGCCCCACAACTGTCGTTGCCACCACAACCGTCgttgccaccacaaccaccctcctcccccaccaccaccgtcgtcgcagccaccaccaccaccacaaccaccctccaccaccaccactactgccgccgccaccaccaccttcgccgccaccaccgttgTCGCCACTACCGCCGCCTCCGCCACGACGCTCTATTCATCgttatcgccaccaccaccaccaccaccgccaccaccaccctccaccatcaccgccGCCACTACGacaaccactaccaccaccactgtcgccgctgccaccaccatgCTCCACCACAGCCACCATCGTTAATACCTTCataccaccaccgtcgccgcccccacactccaccaccaccgccaccaacaccaccatccaccaccactgttaCTGTCACTACCGCCGGCGCCACCAacatccaccaccactaccaccatcatcaccttccaataccacGACTACCACACCACCAGTGTTgccaccaaattatacagtgtatgaccaaacgctgtatagtattaaaattttatcaggccttatcctatcaggcctaatacaatcaggcattatactatcaggtcttatacaaTACAGcgtaccaaacgggccctataTAAAAATGGGAACCCAATGATTTTCACCAAAATGGATTTCCTTATAAAATGCATTGCTGACTCAAATTAACTCGTTATAAAAGAAATCTAATAATTTTGATTACAATAAAAGTTTAGGGTGAAATGATGATGGTCCAGTTGAAGATAGAAAAAGTTGTCGGGTTAATAAGtacttataaaaaatttatatttacttcATGGCATTTGAACTTATCAAGGTATCCAATGTTGGAAGATGATAAAAATATTTACGTgttatttttccatttttaGGACCATCATATTTACCATGGTCTCAAAGAGCAAATGAGCTTTTAGAATTTGTAACAATCATGATCAAAATGTGCATatgaggaaaaaaaaactaagtagAATGATGTACTTAATAGATTTGCACTatcaatataaaaaaaagttgtcatttaattatattatgtCACATAGGATCAAAGGAACCATACTCTTAGTTTTGGGTTTAAACTTTTGTTCGTGCCTCTGATTGCTTGATTGGAGTGAGCGCGTTGCAGCAATATAAGAATGTCAGTATTTATCGAGTGTGCAGTTCGTCTACGTCCCATGTGAGAAGAATAATATTTTGAATTGTTTAGCTCGTCAAGTAGGGAAGGACAATACACAACGGTGTTTAAAAAGACCCCTCATTTTGTTTCGGCGTCGTTGTACATGAATGGTGTTAGCTAGTTTTTCCTATTTtgttgttgtaaaaaaaaaaggttacatttcattttcattttagttaaaatcaaaataaatttatgataTTATGGAAATAGAAATAGAATTATTGCACTCAAAACTGGATTGTGTAAATTGTGTTGCACTCGATTCACGTTTTATGTGGCAATGattatttttttgtatttttttaaaaaagagaaaaggaaaatagaTAAGGCGAGGGAAACGGAAGGCAAACGAAAAAGGCGAAAAGAGAATGAAGATCGGCGGCGGGGTATTGTATCGCGGTGGTGCACGCGGCAGCAACGTCGTGCCGCTGCTTCTCAGCCACCGCGGAGCTTCTACTCTTCGCGTCTCTGCTTCTTCTTCCATTTCCGGTAACGCAACTCTCCTTATCTCAATAAAACGGTGCTGCTCTTTCGTTGATTCACTTCTCACTTTGCAGTTGCAGACCACGTCTCTTTCGTAAAAGACGTAGCCAAAACTCAGCCTCCTCAGCATCTCTCACAACTCTTGACGATTCTGCAAACCAGAGGTATCGCCATTTCACATTATCCTCTTAACTCGCATTTATCTATTTGCAAATTCAAGTATCATGTAACTGTTTTTgcaaccaaatcttcatctcaatCTTACAATTAAACTTGTAATGCAACTTTCTATAGAATTTCAAGTTTAGAATAGTCATGAATCTGTATTTTGTGTATGTGCTTGAGCATGTGACTTGGATTATTTTGGTTTATCAAATTATTCTATGCAAATATGCGCCTTGAATTCATTTTT from Lotus japonicus ecotype B-129 chromosome 2, LjGifu_v1.2 includes:
- the LOC130740846 gene encoding histone-lysine N-methyltransferase CLF is translated as MSMASKPPPPPAPSPPPSSSKSAPPVDPSTKKVDDARPAVNDVLLVIDSLKKQVAAERVVSVKKKMEENRLKLVGVTDHLYKMSMERRTGGIADMNGSLDLLSKRQKGATDMHNGVNASNGDRESNGYHEDGHGSTAVLLGYNVTTKNAVRPIKLPEVKRLPPYTTWIFLDRNQRMTEDQSVVGRRRIYYDQNGGEALICSDSEEEIIDDEEDKREFVESEDFILRMTIRELGISDIVLESLAQCFSRNSSEIKARYETLTNEGNAGGGSKNGNAEENSQIDSSFVEKDLEAALDSFDNLFCRRCLVFDCRLHGCSQDLVFPAEKQPSWNPPDTENAPCGPNCFRSVLKSERFAKVTSSTQADVEDKSSGGGLSRKKSSARRRTKCSQSESASSNAKNISESSDSENGPGRDAVSASPSASSKTKSVGKSGIGKRNSKRVAERVLVGMQKRQKKPVASDSDSISEAVGGSLNDMVTVPHAMRGEDSLRKEETVDENTFKQDLTDNGSWKALEKGLLEKGMEIFGRNSCLLARNLLSGLKTCWDVFQYINCEEGKMSGPSGDATNSLVEGYSKGNNEVRRRSRFLRRRGRVRRLKYTWKSAAYHSIRKRITERKDQPCRQYNPCGCQSACGKQCPCLLNGTCCEKYCGCPKSCKNRFRGCHCAKSQCRSRQCPCFAADRECDPDVCRNCWVGCGDGTLGNPSQRGDNYECRNMKLLLKQQQRVLLGRSDISGWGAFLKNGVGKHEYLGEYTGELISHREADKRGKIYDRENSSFLFNLNDQFVLDAYRKGDKLKFANHAPDPNCYAKVIMVAGDHRVGIFAKERIGAGEELFYDYRYEPDRAPAWARKPEASGSKKEDGAPSSGRAKKLA